Below is a window of Nocardia asteroides DNA.
TGTCGGCGGCGGGCAGGTGGGCGGTCCAGTCGGCGAAACCGACTGTGCACCAGCGGGTGAAGGCTTCGCGGGAGCCGAAGTCCCATTCCCGGTCGGTGACGGATCGTTCGGTGACCCGGAGGTCCGCGGCAGCCGCGATGGCGGGGAGCGCCTCGGGATCGATGTGGACGAAGGGGCGCGCGAAGCCGGTGAAGGCCGCCGACCAGCGGGGTTCGCCGGTGACCGTCATCGCGATGTCCTCGATGCTGGGGCGCTCGCCGTCGCAGACGTACTGCACGAGCACGCGGCCGGCGGGTGTGAGCGCGGCGGCGATGCGGCGGTAGGCGGTCTCCTGGTCGGTGACCCAGTGCAAGGCGTTGAACGAGACGACCAGGTCGAAGTCACCGGCGAAGGTCATGGTCGTGACATCGCCGACCTGGAAATCGACATTGGTGAGCTGGTCGTCGGCGGCGCGGGCGGTCGCGATCATCCGGGGCGAGGGGTCGAGGCCGAGCACCGAGCCGCCGGGCACCCTGGCCGCGATCAGGCGGGTGATGTAGCCGTCGCCGCAGCCCACGTCGAGCACGTTCTCGCCGCCGGTGACCTGGACGGACTCGATCGCGGCCGTCGCCATCGCCCGCTGCAGCGCGCTGATGTGGGCGTACCCGGCGCCGTCCCAATCGGCCACTACGAACCGCCCTGCGGCGGCGTGTCCTGTTTGACCGGCGGCGCGTCCTCGGGGGCGAGGTGAGCGCCGATCTTGCGGAACAGCGCGTCGCCGCCGTTGGAGTAGCCGCCGGAGGAACTGAACGCCTCGGGCAGGTAGGTGACGGCCACCGCGATGGCGATCTTCTTCGACGGCAGGTAGGCGTTGACGGCGGCGGCGCCGTAGAACAGCGGATTCTGGTAGGACCAGTCGCCGGTGAGCCACAGGCCGAGGCCGTAGGTCTGGAATTCGTCGAGCGGGCGGCAGTTGACGCAGCCGGGGACCGCGGTGGTCTTGCCGCGCAGGTCGGTCGTGGTCATGGCCCGGTACGACTCGTCGGACAGCAGCTCGCCGGTGCCGATCGCCACGGCGGTGCGCTCGAGATCGCGGATGTCGCTGGTCTGGATGGCGCCGTGGCTCAGGGTCCACGACGGGTTCCAGTAGGTGGATTCCTCGTAGAACGGCACGTCGGGCGCCAGGTCGAAATAGTCGCGGCGTTCGGAGGTGAACGAGTGCAGCACCGGTTCGGGGATGTAGGGCGTGAGGTTCGGGACGGTGTTCTTCAGCCCGAGCGGGTCGAGCACCTTCGCCTGGAGCGCCTCGGCGAGCGTGGTGCCGGTGACCTTCGCCAGGACCAGTCCGAGGAGCACGTAGTTGGTGTGCGCGTAGGCCCAGTTGGTGCCCGGTTCGAACCACAGCGGATCGTTGATGGCGAGGGACAATTGGTCCTCGGTGGTCCAGGCCTTGTACGGATCCGCGTAGGCGATCTCCGCGAATTTCTCGTTGCCGAGCACGAAATCGTGGTAACCCGAAGTCATCTGGGCGAGTTGACGCAGATTCACCCGGTCGGCATCGGGAATGTCGGGCAGGTATTTCGAGAGTTTGTCGTCGAGGCTCAGTTTCCCCTCGTCGGCCAGGATCAACAGCAGCGTCGATATATAGGAGAGGGCGACGGCGCCGTTGCGGAAATGCATGGCGGTGGTGGCGGGCACGCCGGTCATGGACTCGCCCCTGGCCGCGGTGACCAGCTCCTTCCCGTCGACGGTCACCCGCACGATCACCGATTTCAGGTGCGCTTCGCGCATGTAGTCGTCGACGATCCGGAGGATGGCCTCGGCCTGCGCGGGGTCCTCGGTCGAGTAGCTCGGTGGTGCGCCCGAGGTCGACGGGGAATCCTTCGCGTTCTCGTTCGAGGAGCACGCCGCCGCCAGCAGACCCAGCGTGCAGACGATCGCCAGAACATTCCGGGAAACGGACATCGGTCACCTTCCTGGTCAACCTGTGCGAAATACGGGAAATTCGACCGTCCTGGCGTCTTTCGGAAAATGGGATCGAACGAATTCTATGACTCGCGATACCTGCGGGAAAGAGCTGACGCACCGCAAAACCGGCGAGCGGGCGGGCGCGATCGATATCCTCGATCCGGGTGCCGGTCGCGGGCGCCGGGAAAGGCTGGCGGAATGACGGCGCTGCTGCACGAACGGTTCGAGGCGTTGCGGGAGACGCTGCCGCATATCCGGCTGGGCTCGGGGCCGACTCCGGTCCGCCGGATCACCGGGGTTTCCGGGGGCAGCGCGCACTTGTGGCTCAAGGACGACGGCGCCTACGGCGACGGCGGCTGGGGCGGGAACAAGGTCAGGAAGCTCGAATGGCTGATCCCCGACGCGATCCGGCGCGGACGACGAACCATCCTGAGCGTCGGTGGCCTCGGCACGAATTGGGGACTGGCCACCGCCCTGTACGCGCGAGAGTCGGGTCTGGCGACGGTGCTGACGCTGGTGGATCAGCCGGTGGACGAGCATGTGCGCGCGCAGCTGACGCGGCTCGAACACAGCGGGGCCACCCTGTATTTCACGCACACGAAGGCGCGCACCATCGCCGCGGTGCCGTATCTGCTGGTGCGTCACTCCGCAGGCGGGAAGCCGCCGTATCTGCTGCCCGCGGGTGGTTCGTCGACGGTGGGTGTGCTCGGGTACGTCGAGGCCGCGCTGGAACTGGCCGACCAGGTCGCCGCGGGGGAGATTCCGGAACCGACGCATATCGTGACCGCGGTCGGGTCGGGCGGGACCGTCGCGGGGCTGCTGCTCGGGCTCGAGCTGGCCGGCTTGTCCACCAGGGTGGTGGGGGTGGTCGTCAACGATCAGCTGCGGCTGGACGCGCCGAGCCTGCTGCGGTCGGCGCGGCGCACCGAAGCGCTGTTGCGTGCGCGCGGGGCGGCGTTGCCGCGGGTGGGGCTCGCCGCGGATCGGCTGCTGCTGGTCACCGACCAGCTCGGCGCGGGCTACGGGCACCCGACCGAGCAGGGCGCGCGGGCGGCCGAACTGGCCGCGTCGGCGGGGCTGACGCTCGAGCCCGTGTACACCGCGAAGGCCATGGCGGCGGTGCGCGCACTCGACGCGGACGGCATGTTGGGAGACGGTCCGGTCGTGTTCTTGAACACCAACGGACCCCGCTGAGCGACCTCGCTACCAGCGCCGATTCCGGCTGTTCGGCCGCGTGCCCCCGGAATCGGGGGCACCGGAGTGCTGTTCGCGCCAGTAACGATCTTTCCGGGTGGCACGACAAAGGCTGTGACAAACGGCCCGTCGGGGGGCCTGCCCACCTGTAGGTCATTCGAACGGGAACAGCATATGAATCTGCGCGAGTTCGTTGCGAAACATCGCATCGCTTCGGCTGTCGCCGCACCGGCGGCGCTGGGTGTCGCGGCCATCGTCGCCGCGTCGTTCGCGGTGACGTCGCAGCCGGAATCCCCCTCCTACCAGCTCACCACCTCGGTGACCGAGTGCCGCGAGATGGTGACCATCTCGGTGGCCGGTCGCAACGACACCCCGGTCGAGGGCACCACGGCGATGCTGCTCGACGCCAACGGCAACCCGCTGCCCGCGGCGCTGTCGGGTGATCACAGCAGCGTGTGGGTCGACCCGGTGGTCAACGCCCCGCGCGACGACCTCGCCGAGGGCGAGTACGCGGCCATCTACATCGCCTACCCGGCCGACATGCGGACCTACGAGGACGCGGTCAACCAGGGCGTGGCCAACACCCAGCAGGTGATGCGGGAGATCTCGGCGGCCTGCCCGGACACCAAGTTCTCCATCGTCGGCTACAGCGAGGGCGCCGACGTGGTGCGCCGCGTCGCGGAGGGCATCGGCAACGACGACCCCGCCGACGGTTACGCGGTCGTCGACCCGGACGACGTGCTCGGTGTGGTGATGTTCGCCGACGCCGGCCGCCAGGCGGGCGACGGACCGTTCATCGGCGCGGAGGACCCCTTCGCCAACCCGGACGGCTTCGACCAGAAGTACCAGAACGGCACCAAGCCGATCTCCGGCCAGGGCGTGACCACCGGCGGCGGCTTCGGCGCGCTGAACGGCAAGATCGCCTCCTTCTGCTCCGAGGGCGACCTCACCTGCGCGGCGCCGGAGAACATCTCGCTGCTGCAGCTGGCCGCCAATGTCGGCCGGCAGATCAATGTCGACGACCTGCAGCGCGACGGTCTCACCCCGGCCACCGGCCAGGACATGGCCTTCACGCTGGGCCGGATCGCGATGGCGGCCTTCTCCGACATCGCCGCGAACCCGAACTGGATGGCCAGTGACGAGACCTTCCTCGACGTGTTGCTGAAGGTGTCGGATCCGGACTACAAGCCGGGCCAGACCAAGGCGCCCGCCAAGGCCGACACCATCGCGGGCGAGCAGATCTCGCCGCTGGCGTACCTGCCGCAGAAGGTGTTCAACGAGATCGTCGGCCTCATCGTGACGAACCAGAACACCATTCCGGTGGCGATGAGCGACCCGTACCAGCTCACGCTGGGCCCGAACGGGACCGGTCACCACTTCGACTACTGGCGTGACTCCGACGCCGCCAACGGCAAGCCGCTGACCTCGGCCGAGTACGCGGCGGCGTGGCTGACCCACCTGGCCAAGCAGGCGCAGGCGGGCGAGACGGTGAACACCAAGTCGGCGCCGACCGATGCCGACGTGACGGCCGCCCTGGCCGCCCCGACCCAGCCGGCCACGACCACCACCGCGGCCGCGCCGAGCACCACCACCTCGGCCAAGGCGAGCACCACCGCCAAGTCCACGACCTCGACCACCCAGTCGACGACGACGGTCGCCCCGTCCACCACCACGCCGTCGACCACGACCCCGTCGACCACCCAGGCGCCGGTGCAGGAACCGGCGACCAACCAGGCCGCGGCGCCCGCGCCGACGACCACCACCGAGGCGCCGGCGCCGACCACCACCACGGTGGCGCCGACCACGACCGTCGCCCCGACCAGCACCACCACCACGGCTCCGACGAATTAGCACGAAACCCGAGAATCCCCGGCAGGCAACGCCTG
It encodes the following:
- a CDS encoding class I SAM-dependent methyltransferase, whose product is MADWDGAGYAHISALQRAMATAAIESVQVTGGENVLDVGCGDGYITRLIAARVPGGSVLGLDPSPRMIATARAADDQLTNVDFQVGDVTTMTFAGDFDLVVSFNALHWVTDQETAYRRIAAALTPAGRVLVQYVCDGERPSIEDIAMTVTGEPRWSAAFTGFARPFVHIDPEALPAIAAAADLRVTERSVTDREWDFGSREAFTRWCTVGFADWTAHLPAADIPAFVDEVVDRYEAVTGHPGLFRFLQLRAELTRR
- a CDS encoding serine hydrolase domain-containing protein, producing the protein MSVSRNVLAIVCTLGLLAAACSSNENAKDSPSTSGAPPSYSTEDPAQAEAILRIVDDYMREAHLKSVIVRVTVDGKELVTAARGESMTGVPATTAMHFRNGAVALSYISTLLLILADEGKLSLDDKLSKYLPDIPDADRVNLRQLAQMTSGYHDFVLGNEKFAEIAYADPYKAWTTEDQLSLAINDPLWFEPGTNWAYAHTNYVLLGLVLAKVTGTTLAEALQAKVLDPLGLKNTVPNLTPYIPEPVLHSFTSERRDYFDLAPDVPFYEESTYWNPSWTLSHGAIQTSDIRDLERTAVAIGTGELLSDESYRAMTTTDLRGKTTAVPGCVNCRPLDEFQTYGLGLWLTGDWSYQNPLFYGAAAVNAYLPSKKIAIAVAVTYLPEAFSSSGGYSNGGDALFRKIGAHLAPEDAPPVKQDTPPQGGS
- a CDS encoding 1-aminocyclopropane-1-carboxylate deaminase/D-cysteine desulfhydrase; translation: MTALLHERFEALRETLPHIRLGSGPTPVRRITGVSGGSAHLWLKDDGAYGDGGWGGNKVRKLEWLIPDAIRRGRRTILSVGGLGTNWGLATALYARESGLATVLTLVDQPVDEHVRAQLTRLEHSGATLYFTHTKARTIAAVPYLLVRHSAGGKPPYLLPAGGSSTVGVLGYVEAALELADQVAAGEIPEPTHIVTAVGSGGTVAGLLLGLELAGLSTRVVGVVVNDQLRLDAPSLLRSARRTEALLRARGAALPRVGLAADRLLLVTDQLGAGYGHPTEQGARAAELAASAGLTLEPVYTAKAMAAVRALDADGMLGDGPVVFLNTNGPR
- a CDS encoding cutinase family protein, whose product is MNLREFVAKHRIASAVAAPAALGVAAIVAASFAVTSQPESPSYQLTTSVTECREMVTISVAGRNDTPVEGTTAMLLDANGNPLPAALSGDHSSVWVDPVVNAPRDDLAEGEYAAIYIAYPADMRTYEDAVNQGVANTQQVMREISAACPDTKFSIVGYSEGADVVRRVAEGIGNDDPADGYAVVDPDDVLGVVMFADAGRQAGDGPFIGAEDPFANPDGFDQKYQNGTKPISGQGVTTGGGFGALNGKIASFCSEGDLTCAAPENISLLQLAANVGRQINVDDLQRDGLTPATGQDMAFTLGRIAMAAFSDIAANPNWMASDETFLDVLLKVSDPDYKPGQTKAPAKADTIAGEQISPLAYLPQKVFNEIVGLIVTNQNTIPVAMSDPYQLTLGPNGTGHHFDYWRDSDAANGKPLTSAEYAAAWLTHLAKQAQAGETVNTKSAPTDADVTAALAAPTQPATTTTAAAPSTTTSAKASTTAKSTTSTTQSTTTVAPSTTTPSTTTPSTTQAPVQEPATNQAAAPAPTTTTEAPAPTTTTVAPTTTVAPTSTTTTAPTN